A stretch of the Malus sylvestris chromosome 10, drMalSylv7.2, whole genome shotgun sequence genome encodes the following:
- the LOC126584174 gene encoding probable inactive receptor kinase At2g26730, which produces MEKHYLIAVLILVPCFLLRIRCATAQVGYSGKEKDALAALKTSFNYPFLNANWTGDPCFMSQPSMWYGIQCTNFSIIGRVTGIVLDSMELRSNIKLDAFMDFTELATLSLKNNSLWGNMMDFSLNLKLTHIDMSGNILHGEISHSLLSLGMLELLLLQDNDFGGPIPEFNQLTLKAFNVSNNNLSGLIPTTHALQAFGYDSFSGNAGLCGPPSSILCNSSSTVRGIDNPASGQVGELSSSKSEVKLSVYWFLLDVAALVVVILLFLLYYKKSQKLKKMMKQLEMNKSASTNQDEKGEVGDDKDKRIEEGRQDQTMKAAEVEGQDQHKRGKLEFVQPHGADDHQIFEMGDLLKASAESLGNGIFGNSYKAEIVTMNNVAGNQIKQSVVVKRLRDLKPLVSEDFTKQLQVIASLKHPNLLPLLAYYFSKNEKLLLYKYIRKGNLFNRLFGKRVPDRIPFVWRSRLIVARGVARALEYLHRNATSSIQSGSSSNSSSTSTAPHGNLKSTNVLLDDNDGVLVSDYGFASVVAIPVATQRMVIYKSPEYQKSKKVSKASDVWSYGSLVLELLTGKISACTAQPGLNGVDLCSWVHRAVREEWTAEIFDREITMHRRASSDMVRLLKIAMRCCDPSPEKRPGMDEIVRELENIRVTESEVDEDESSSLDQSLTDESVSATALPARYK; this is translated from the exons ATGGAAAAACATTACCTTATTGCTGTTCTTATTCTTGTTCCGTGTTTTCTGTTACGCATTAGGTGCGCTACCGCCCAGGTTGGGTACAGCGGAAAGGAGAAGGATGCTCTTGCTGCCCTCAAGACTAGTTTCAATTATCCCTTCCTAAATGCTAACTGGACGGGTGATCCATGCTTCATGAGTCAGCCTTCCATGTGGTATGGAATTCAATGCACTAATTTCAGTATCATCGGCCGCGTCACTGGAATTGTGTTGGACAGTATGGAACTCAGAAGCAACATCAAGCTCGACGCGTTCATGGACTTCACTGAGTTGGCAACCCTgagcttgaagaacaactctctATGGGGAAACATGATGGACTTTAGTCTCAACCTGAAATTGACGCATATTGATATGTCCGGCAACATATTACATGGGGAAATTTCACACTCGCTTTTGAGTCTTGGGATGTTGGAGTTGTTGCTGCTTCAAGATAATGACTTCGGGGGTCCTATTCCAGAATTTAACCAATTGACCTTAAAGGCATTCAACGTCTCGAATAACAATCTTAGCGGATTGATCCCAACAACTCATGCTCTCCAAGCATTTGGCTATGATTCTTTTTCTGGTAACGCAGGATTGTGTGGGCCGCCTTCTTCCATTTTATGCAACTCTTCTAGCACCGTTCGTGGAATTGACAACCCAGCATCTGGTCAAGTTGGTGAACTTAGTTCTTCCAAGTCCGAGGTTAAGTTAAGCGTGTACTGGTTCCTTTTGGATGTTGCTGCTCTTGTAGTTGTAATTTTGCTTTTCCTTCTTTACTATAAGAAATCACAGAAGCTAAAAAAGATGATGAAGCAATTGGAGATGAATAAATCGGCATCAACGAATCAGGACGAAAAAGGTGAGGTTGGTGATGATAAAGACAAGAGGATAGAAGAAGGCCGTCAAGATCAGACAATGAAAGCTGCCGAGGTTGAAGGACAGGATCAACACAAGAGAGGGAAGCTGGAATTCGTTCAGCCCCACGGAGCAGATGATCATCAAATATTTGAAATGGGAGATCTTCTAAAAGCATCCGCGGAGAGTTTAGGGAATGGCATCTTTGGGAATAGCTATAAGGCGGAGATAGTGACGATGAATAACGTGGCGGGCAATCAAATTAAGCAATCCGTGGTAGTTAAGCGGCTAAGGGATCTGAAGCCACTGGTTAGTGAAGATTTCACAAAGCAGTTGCAGGTGATTGCCAGTCTGAAGCACCCCAATTTGCTGCCTCTTCTTGCTTACTACTTCTCCAAGAATGAgaagttgttgttgtataaatacaTTCGCAAAGGGAATTTGTTCAACCGATTGTTTG GAAAAAGAGTTCCAGACCGCATTCCATTTGTATGGAGGTCAAGACTAATAGTTGCTCGAGGTGTAGCCCGAGCACTCGAGTATCTCCACAGGAATGCGACCTCATCAATACAAAgcggcagcagcagcaacagcagTAGCACTAGCACCGCCCCTCACGGGAACTTAAAGTCGACGAACGTTCTTCTGGATGATAATGATGGGGTTCTTGTTTCTGATTATGGTTTTGCTTCGGTTGTTGCGATTCCGGTTGCAACACAGCGCATGGTCATATACAAATCGCCGGAGTACCAAAAGTCCAAGAAAGTCTCGAAGGCATCTGATGTTTGGAGCTACGGCAGCCTTGTTTTAGAGCTCTTGACGGGAAAGATCTCAGCTTGCACAGCCCAACCGGGCTTGAATGGTGTCGACCTCTGCAGTTGGGTTCACCGAGCAGTTAGGGAGGAATGGACGGCTGAGATATTCGATAGGGAAATAACTATGCACAGAAGAGCCAGTAGTGATATGGTTAGACTGCTAAAAATTGCAATGCGTTGCTGTGATCCGTCCCCTGAGAAGCGACCAGGGATGGATGAAATTGTGAGAGAGCTGGAGAATATAAGGGTTACTGAATCAGAAGTCGATGAAGATGAAAGCTCGTCTTTGGATCAATCCTTAACAGATGAGTCCGTATCAGCCACTGCCCTCCCTGCAAGATATAAGTAG
- the LOC126585934 gene encoding uncharacterized CRM domain-containing protein At3g25440, chloroplastic, whose translation MPKMLASSASARAVFRSCPNAIKRDPFLWLYCVTQNVFDHSLPSTTCFTHSPSEASCTSSALDSLSVRRSNVFTSHSILRNCLPATARRMGGTSFEVKTDNDVVRFSIGKPLDKIGPSNNGNKKMAVTRRVKMSKKAKLNELRFYRLKAKKKMNSPNPQVRIIYKLEKAKRKEAWLIEKLRKFEVPKAPAETHDPEILTEEEKHYLKRTGEKKKNYVPVGRRGVFGGVVLNMHLHWKKHETVKVICKPCKPGQVHEYAEELARLSKGIVIDIKPNNSIIFYRGKNYVQPKVMSPPDTLSKNKALEKYKYEQSLEHTSQFIEKLENELEEYQKHVARFKKANEDATQESLVKT comes from the exons ATGCCCAAAATGTTAGCTTCTTCAGCTTCAGCTAGAGCCGTTTTTCGCTCTTGCCCAAATGCGATCAAAAG GGACCCTTTTCTCTGGTTGTATTGTGTAACCCAAAACGTTTTCGATCACTCGTTGCCATCCACAACATGCTTTACACACTCTCCTTCTGAAGCTTCGTGTACATCCTCCGCATTGGACTCATTATCCGTGCGGAGGTCAAATGTTTTTACGTCTCATAGCATTCTTCGAAACTGCCTGCCTGCTACTGCTAGACGCATGGGCGGTACATCATTCGAGGTGAAGACAGACAATGATGTTGTCAGGTTTTCAATCGGCAAGCCACTTGATAAGATTGGTCCCTCAAACAATGGGAACAAGAAGATGGCTGTAACCCGACGTGTTAAAATGTCCAAGAAGGCCAAACTAAATGAACTGCGATTTTACCGCCTCAAGGCCAAAAAGAAGATGAACTCTCCAAATCCACAAGTTAGAATTATATACAAACTTGAAAAG GCAAAACGAAAGGAAGCATGGTTGATTGAGAAGTTGAGGAAATTTGAGGTCCCCAAAGCCCCCGCTGAAACACATGATCCTGAAATTTTAACTGAGGAAGAAAAACATTATCTTAAGCGAACCGGTGAGAAAAAGAAGAACTATGTCCCAGTAGGAAGGCGAGGAGTATTCGGAGGGGTGGTTTTAAATATGCATCTGCATTGGAAGAAGCATGAGACTGTTAAGGTCATTTGCAAGCCTTGTAAGCCAGGACAGGTTCATGAATATGCTGAAGAGCTTGCTCGACTGAGTAAAGGCATTGTGATTGACATAAAACCTAATAATAGCATAATTTTCTACCGGGGAAAGAACTATGTGCAGCCGAAAGTAATGTCACCTCCAGATACATTATCCAAAAATAAG GCACTggaaaaatataaatatgagcAGTCCCTCGAACATACAAGTCAGTTCATTGAAAAGCTTGAGAATGAACTAGAAGAGTATCAGAAGCACGTTGCTCGATTTAAGAAGGCAAATGAGGATGCAACACAAGAATCTTTGGTCAAGACATGA
- the LOC126585938 gene encoding uncharacterized protein LOC126585938 has product MSGPSDRRFDLNLVEEAAPPSPDNIWRPSFVSPTGPLTVGDSVMKNDMTVAVVARNLLTPKDNRLLSKRSDELAVKDSLALSVQCAGSVSNMAQRLFARTRQVESLAAEVMSLKQEIRELKHENKQLHRLAHDYATNMKRKLDQMKESDGQVLLDHQRFVGLFQRHLLPSSSGAVPRNEAPNDQPLMPPPSRVLSSTEAPNDPPPVPSLSGALPTAETSPKQPL; this is encoded by the coding sequence atgtctggcccctccgaccgtcgttttgacttgaaccttgttgaagaggcagccccgccttctccagacaacatatggcgcccatccttcgtctcccctactggtcctcttaccgttggggattccgtgatgaagaatgatatgaccgttgcagtagtggccaggaaccttctcactcccaaagataacagactactttccaaacggtctgatgagttggctgttaaggattctctggctctcagtgttcagtgtgcaggttctgtgtctaatatggcccaacgcctatttgctcgaacccgccaagttgaatcattggcggctgaagtgatgagtctcaaacaggagattagagagctcaagcatgagaataaacagttgcaccggctcgcacatgactatgctacaaacatgaagaggaagcttgaccagatgaaggaatctgatggtcaggttttacttgatcatcagagatttgtgggtttgttccaaaggcatttattgccttcgtcttctggggctgtaccgcgtaatgaagctccaaatgatcaacctctaatgcctcctccttctagggttctgtccagtactgaggctccgaatgatccccctccggtgccttctctttctggggctctaccgactgctgagacttctcctaagcaacctttgtga